A genomic segment from Nicotiana sylvestris chromosome 1, ASM39365v2, whole genome shotgun sequence encodes:
- the LOC138891183 gene encoding uncharacterized protein has product MDEEDAEKIAFITPYGVYCYKMMSFGLKNARATYMRAMTTIFLDMIHKEIEVAANFKGVGIGVVLVSDMGQHYLVSAKLKFPYTNKMAEYEACILGLNMVVNMNIQELLVIGDLDLLLHQVQGEWATKNSKILPYLYHVQELRKRSTKIEFRHVPIIQNVFADALASLSSIIQHLDRNFIDPIPVRIHNQPAYYAHVEEETDGKPWFHDIKEYLAKGEYPEHANHTQKRTLQRLSNLSSTVEEICIEEFPIWDC; this is encoded by the exons atggacgaagaagacgcgGAGAAAATAGCTTTTATCACACCTTATGGGGTATACTGCTataagatgatgtcgtttggtctaaagaatgctagggctacctacatgagagccatgacaaccatattccttgatatgatacacaaagagatagaAGT agctgcaaatttcaaaggagtgggcattggagtagttttggtatcagatatgggtcaacattatctggtatcCGCTAAACTTAAGTTTCCCTACACCAACAaaatggcagaatatgaagcatgcatactaggactcaacatggttgtcaacatgaacattcaggagctgctggtaatcggtgatttaGATTTGCTcttgcaccaggtacaaggagaatgggccaccaagaattccaagatattgccatatctataccatgtgcaggaattgagaaagaggtccacaaagatagaattccgacatgtgcccataATTCAGAATgtgtttgccgatgcattggctagcTTGTCATCTATAATACAACATCTGGACaggaatttcattgatcccatcccagtgagGATTCATAATCAGCCAGCGTATTATGCCcacgttgaagaagaaacagatggaaaaccttggttccatgacatcaaagagtatttggcaaaaggagaatatccggagcatgcaaaccatactcagaaacgcacactccagAGGTTGTCCAATCTTTCTTCCACAGTAGAGGAAATCTGTATAGAAGAATTCCCAATTTGGgactgctaa